The following are encoded together in the Onychostoma macrolepis isolate SWU-2019 chromosome 03, ASM1243209v1, whole genome shotgun sequence genome:
- the zgc:103625 gene encoding methyltransferase-like 26 B isoform X4, protein MLLSPAAERSQDGLLSVLWELLEERSHRELFGLELGSGTGQHVVHFAREMPFVTWQPSDIKEEARNSIRAYIEATKAKTVLEPVYLDASEPWEKWAGLPQSSCDIIIAINLLQYSPFRTAEGVFKGSGQMLKQNGLLMTYGPYAINGTITPICNEQLDQTLRQMNPDWGLPDIDVLRQLAFSNGMRMERMIEMPESNKCLVFRKL, encoded by the exons ATGCTGCTCTCTCCTGCAGCTGAGCGCAGTCAGGACGGGCTGCTGTCGGTGCTCTGGGAGCTACTGGAGGAGCGGTCTCACCGTGAGCTGTTCGGTCTCGAGTTGGGATCAGGCACAGGGCAGCATGTGGTGCACTTCGCTCGGGAAATGCCCTTTGTCACATGGCAGCCATCAGACATCAAGGAGGAAGCACGAAACAG TATCAGAGCTTATATAGAGGCCACTAAGGCAAAAACAGTGCTGGAGCCCGTGTATCTGGATGCCAGTGAACCCTGGGAGAAATGGGCAGGACTTCCACAAAGCTCTTGTGACATTATTATAGCAATCAACCTGCTTCAGTACAGCCCCTTCAGAACTGCAGAG GGTGTGTTTAAAGGATCTGGGCAGATGCTGAAGCAGAACGGCCTTTTAATGACTTACGGA CCGTATGCTATCAATGGAACAATCACACCAATCTGCAATGAACAACTGGACCAGACATTACGCCAGAT GAATCCGGACTGGGGTCTTCCAGACATCGATGTGCTCAGACAACTGGCGTTCAGTAACGGAATGAGAATGGAACGAATG ATCGAGATGCCTGAGAGTAACAAATGCCTTGTCTTCAGAAAACTGTAG
- the mrpl12 gene encoding 39S ribosomal protein L12, mitochondrial: MMYCSRYCVRIALRTAANTHRHNLQMAALCALRTLKTSPVSPSDAIATPSLDGMPKQYSPKIQQLVNDIANLTLIEVSDLNDLLKKTLNIQDVGMMPMGSMAAIAAAPASEGVEEEAAPAKKEKTHFTIKLTEFKAADKVKLIKEVKNCMEGLNLVQAKKLVESLPQEIRANVFKDEAEKLKAALEAAGGTVVLE, encoded by the exons ATGATGTACTGCAGCAGATACTGCGTCCGGATCGCGCTGCGGACCGCGGCAAACACACACCG ACACAACCTACAGATGGCAGCACTGTGTGCCCTGCGAACACTCAAGACCAGCCCTGTCAGTCCGTCTGATGCCATTGCAACACCTTCTCTGGATGGGATGCCTAAGCAGTACTCTCCCAAAATCCAACAGCTGGTCAATGACATTGCCAACCTCACGCTCATAGAAGTGTCTGACCTCAACGATTTACTAAAG AAAACTCTGAACATTCAGGATGTTGGAATGATGCCCATGGGTTCAATGGCAGCAATAGCAGCTGCTCCTGCTTCTGAG GGAGTAGAGGAGGAGGCGGCAcctgcaaagaaagagaaaaccCATTTTACAATCAAACTGACAGAATTCAAAGCGGCTGACAAAGTTAAACTGATTAAAGAAGTGAAGAATTGCATGGAGGGTCTGAATCTTGTACAG GCCAAGAAGCTCGTAGAGTCTCTACCTCAGGAGATCCGGGCAAATGTGTTTAAAGATGAAGCAGAAAAACTGAAAGCAGCACTAGAAGCAGCAGGAGGCACTGTGGTACTGGAGTGA
- the zgc:103625 gene encoding methyltransferase-like 26 B isoform X3 produces MKQRFNQNQTFQSAVQNQISPDFTKFPRFACSLWFFNEVILSSLVVQNLNGRSRQKPLIQIMLLSPAAERSQDGLLSVLWELLEERSHRELFGLELGSGTGQHVVHFAREMPFVTWQPSDIKEEARNSIRAYIEATKAKTVLEPVYLDASEPWEKWAGLPQSSCDIIIAINLLQYSPFRTAEGVFKGSGQMLKQNGLLMTYGESGLGSSRHRCAQTTGVQ; encoded by the exons ATGAAACAACGGTTTAATCAGAATCAGACATTTCAGAGTGCTGTACAAAATCAAATATCACCCGACTTCACAAAATTTCCAAGATTTGCATGCTCTCTTTGGTTCTTTAATGAAGTTATTTTGAGTTCTTTGGTTGTGCAGAACTTGAATGGGAGGAGCAGACAGAAGCCTCTTATCCAG ATCATGCTGCTCTCTCCTGCAGCTGAGCGCAGTCAGGACGGGCTGCTGTCGGTGCTCTGGGAGCTACTGGAGGAGCGGTCTCACCGTGAGCTGTTCGGTCTCGAGTTGGGATCAGGCACAGGGCAGCATGTGGTGCACTTCGCTCGGGAAATGCCCTTTGTCACATGGCAGCCATCAGACATCAAGGAGGAAGCACGAAACAG TATCAGAGCTTATATAGAGGCCACTAAGGCAAAAACAGTGCTGGAGCCCGTGTATCTGGATGCCAGTGAACCCTGGGAGAAATGGGCAGGACTTCCACAAAGCTCTTGTGACATTATTATAGCAATCAACCTGCTTCAGTACAGCCCCTTCAGAACTGCAGAG GGTGTGTTTAAAGGATCTGGGCAGATGCTGAAGCAGAACGGCCTTTTAATGACTTACGGA GAATCCGGACTGGGGTCTTCCAGACATCGATGTGCTCAGACAACTGGCGTTCAGTAA
- the zgc:103625 gene encoding methyltransferase-like 26 B isoform X1, protein MKQRFNQNQTFQSAVQNQISPDFTKFPRFACSLWFFNEVILSSLVVQNLNGRSRQKPLIQIMLLSPAAERSQDGLLSVLWELLEERSHRELFGLELGSGTGQHVVHFAREMPFVTWQPSDIKEEARNSIRAYIEATKAKTVLEPVYLDASEPWEKWAGLPQSSCDIIIAINLLQYSPFRTAEGVFKGSGQMLKQNGLLMTYGPYAINGTITPICNEQLDQTLRQMNPDWGLPDIDVLRQLAFSNGMRMERMIEMPESNKCLVFRKL, encoded by the exons ATGAAACAACGGTTTAATCAGAATCAGACATTTCAGAGTGCTGTACAAAATCAAATATCACCCGACTTCACAAAATTTCCAAGATTTGCATGCTCTCTTTGGTTCTTTAATGAAGTTATTTTGAGTTCTTTGGTTGTGCAGAACTTGAATGGGAGGAGCAGACAGAAGCCTCTTATCCAG ATCATGCTGCTCTCTCCTGCAGCTGAGCGCAGTCAGGACGGGCTGCTGTCGGTGCTCTGGGAGCTACTGGAGGAGCGGTCTCACCGTGAGCTGTTCGGTCTCGAGTTGGGATCAGGCACAGGGCAGCATGTGGTGCACTTCGCTCGGGAAATGCCCTTTGTCACATGGCAGCCATCAGACATCAAGGAGGAAGCACGAAACAG TATCAGAGCTTATATAGAGGCCACTAAGGCAAAAACAGTGCTGGAGCCCGTGTATCTGGATGCCAGTGAACCCTGGGAGAAATGGGCAGGACTTCCACAAAGCTCTTGTGACATTATTATAGCAATCAACCTGCTTCAGTACAGCCCCTTCAGAACTGCAGAG GGTGTGTTTAAAGGATCTGGGCAGATGCTGAAGCAGAACGGCCTTTTAATGACTTACGGA CCGTATGCTATCAATGGAACAATCACACCAATCTGCAATGAACAACTGGACCAGACATTACGCCAGAT GAATCCGGACTGGGGTCTTCCAGACATCGATGTGCTCAGACAACTGGCGTTCAGTAACGGAATGAGAATGGAACGAATG ATCGAGATGCCTGAGAGTAACAAATGCCTTGTCTTCAGAAAACTGTAG
- the zgc:103625 gene encoding methyltransferase-like 26 B isoform X2, with protein sequence MKQRFNQNQTFQSAVQNQISPDFTKFPRFACSLWFFNEVILSSLVVQNLNGRSRQKPLIQIMLLSPAAERSQDGLLSVLWELLEERSHRELFGLELGSGTGQHVVHFAREMPFVTWQPSDIKEEARNSIRAYIEATKAKTVLEPVYLDASEPWEKWAGLPQSSCDIIIAINLLQYSPFRTAEGVFKGSGQMLKQNGLLMTYGPYAINGTITPICNEQLDQTLRQIFQTTVCLALFYTNCQQESGLGSSRHRCAQTTGVQ encoded by the exons ATGAAACAACGGTTTAATCAGAATCAGACATTTCAGAGTGCTGTACAAAATCAAATATCACCCGACTTCACAAAATTTCCAAGATTTGCATGCTCTCTTTGGTTCTTTAATGAAGTTATTTTGAGTTCTTTGGTTGTGCAGAACTTGAATGGGAGGAGCAGACAGAAGCCTCTTATCCAG ATCATGCTGCTCTCTCCTGCAGCTGAGCGCAGTCAGGACGGGCTGCTGTCGGTGCTCTGGGAGCTACTGGAGGAGCGGTCTCACCGTGAGCTGTTCGGTCTCGAGTTGGGATCAGGCACAGGGCAGCATGTGGTGCACTTCGCTCGGGAAATGCCCTTTGTCACATGGCAGCCATCAGACATCAAGGAGGAAGCACGAAACAG TATCAGAGCTTATATAGAGGCCACTAAGGCAAAAACAGTGCTGGAGCCCGTGTATCTGGATGCCAGTGAACCCTGGGAGAAATGGGCAGGACTTCCACAAAGCTCTTGTGACATTATTATAGCAATCAACCTGCTTCAGTACAGCCCCTTCAGAACTGCAGAG GGTGTGTTTAAAGGATCTGGGCAGATGCTGAAGCAGAACGGCCTTTTAATGACTTACGGA CCGTATGCTATCAATGGAACAATCACACCAATCTGCAATGAACAACTGGACCAGACATTACGCCAGAT CTTCCAAACCACTGTCTGTCTTGCCCTATTTTACACCAACTGTCAACAGGAATCCGGACTGGGGTCTTCCAGACATCGATGTGCTCAGACAACTGGCGTTCAGTAA